The nucleotide sequence GATTGTAACACTCCGATTAGTCTCATATCGATAGTGGGTAAGACTAAGatcgacttataagggtctgatgagtgtactatcatCGACTTTAGCTTAAGCATATTGATCAATGGTTTtggtcaaacgaagttgatgggCCAGTTAACTTATCAAGCCCGAGTCGTAACAATGATCCTCCCTGAACCCCACAATAGTGTGATCCTTGTCCactaaaatatctttcttttacaCACATCTTCTTTATGATTCTCTGTTGAATCTATCTCTTTAGACTTTATCCAGGGGTTTGGTGTGAGCTACGAAAGATTCACCGGGTGGGCATTTTCTCTTATCTTGCCCATTTCTTGTTTTAGCTGATTTTAGCTGCATGTTTGTTGGTTTTAATATCTTCAAACTTCATATTATTTTATGGAAATTGATATGAGGGGTTCTGTGGCATCATAGTTGTAATGTCTATTGCAGGTCTGCACACAGCGTTCTTGGAAAAGGCCCTTTGGCGTGGGTCTGCTTGTTGCCGGATTAGATGAGACCGGAGCTCACCTCTACTATAACTGTCCCAGTGGTAACTACTTTGAGTACCAGGCATTTGCAATCGGATCCCGCTCCCAGGCTGCAAAAACTTTCATGGAGCGCAGATTTGAGGCCTTCAACGGTTATTCTCGTGATGAACTGATCAAAGACGCACTTTTTGCCGTAAAGGAGACATTGCAAGGAGAGAAGCTGACCAGTTCCATCTGCACCGTCGCTGTTGTCGGAATTGGCGAGCCATTTCATATGCTTGATCAGAAGACAATACAGGAAGTGATTGATTCAATAGAGATCAAAGAAGATGATGCTTCTGCTGCAGCTGCAGATGAAACTCCCATGCAAGAGGAGGACAAGAGCTCAGAAGCTGCAGCTGCAGATCAAGCTTCCATGCAAGAGGAGGACAAGAGCTCAGAAGCTGCTCCAATGGATATTTGATCCATATATAAAAGAGTACAAACGTTTCACCACAAGAGCGTTGGTGTTTAGAGATTGTCACCTGTTGTTTGCATTATTGCTTTTCGACATGGTTCCTTCCTGCTTGAACTTACGATGCCTAATGTTAAACAGAACCTGTGCCTTACAAATTGGTTTTAGGTTGACAATGGATTTGGGACGATGACATTGTACCATCCATTTTAATATTAGCCCGTGACAAGGGTGTGTGGCATGTAATGTGCTGCTGAGTTTGTTAGGTACGTGGTGATGACCGTGCAAGCTGCCAACCGGAGAAGCATTAAGGTGAGGTTTTCTCTGGTAAATTGGTCATGCGATCCTGCTCGGCTGTTGTTGGCACAACAGCAAACTGAGCTCCCAAGTCTTGACACTCCGGTATGTTTATTTTAAGAAAAGCACGCtatctttctttttattattgttgGTACTTCATGCGCGTCAATCAATTTGGCGGGCTGTACCAAAAACTGGAGGAGTGAAAACTGTTGATCGACTCGAGCGAATGAGGACACATCATCGCTAGGTCGTGTAACTTTCCCACGTGGACGAAGCGCCGAGCCTTATTTCTTAGTCGGAATCAATCATGTGGGCTTTCGTTGTCGTTTCATGAACGCAATTGAGCCCAACGCGACCTTGTTGGGCCGACGCGGTGGTAACACGGGCTTCAGCCTATGGTGACTCGTCATTCCATTCCTTTTCCTTCCGGACCAACCACCGAGCTTCCCCCGCGTCTCTCGGACCAAATACGATCCAGGCTTGCCCGTTCTTCGCTCGCTTGATCCAAAAGTCCCCTGGCGACCATCCCTGATCTAGATCTCCTCCGCCTCCCAGCCCTCGTCTCTCCGGTTCTCTCGAACCCTTTTCTCCCTGGATCCACCACCCCCGCGCTTCGATCCCTCCGGACGCCTAGGGTTCCGCTCTCCCACCGTATTCATTCCTGATTGGAATCCTCTTCGCCTCTAGCGGAGGAAGAAAGACTTGATATTGGAGGTGAGTTGTCGGTGCTGCTTctgtttttttgttttctatttcgtTTCTTGTTTTGAGCCCTAATCTTCAAAGTAGCTGACCTTTTCGTTATCCCCTTTTCACGATTTAGGGTTCGTACCTGAAATAACATCCTCGTCAAGAGCGGAGGTTTTTTGAGCTGAAGAATCAATGGAAGCCGATGGCGCAGCCGCTTCGTTTCCCCTGGCAAAGTGGAGAAGCGACTTCTCCAGGGCGTTCCAGCACTACCTGGATAAATCGACTCCTCATATGACTGGAAGATGGCTTGGTACTGTTGTTGTTGCAGCGATCTACTTCCTGCGAGTTTACTTTGTCCAGGGATTTTACATCATCACCTACGGGCTCGGGATCTATCTGCTTAATCTATTGATTGGGTTCTTGTCTCCTCTGGTGGATCCGGAGATTGAAGTTTCTGACGGCCCCGCCTTGCCTACAAAGGGCTCCGATGAGTTCAAACCCTTTGTTCGCCGTCTTCCCGAGTTCAAGTTCTGGTAAACTTTAACCTGTTTTTGCTTCCTCGTCGAAAATTTTCAGGCATTTGCTTTTTTCCTCATTCTGCTTGCTTTGTGTTTATTTGAAATCTGTAAACGTAGATCTGCTTTTCCATAACTCCCCTCAACTTCAGAAAGCGAGATTAACCGTTGGATAACTTGCGATGAGTAAATAGAGTTGTTCTAGCTATATGTACTTCCACAGGGTTGTGAGCCTCTGTTATCCATTGGAATGCGTTACAGAGGAATAAGGAATGCATAGTTTTGATGGTTTTTGGTGATTCCTCCATTGCTTCAGTGACCTTTGGTGCCCCCCTAGCCAAATTCTTATTTTGGTAGCATAAATGGTTATAATGTTATATAGCCAATAATGTTTGATAGATTCCGCGGGATGTGTTTCCATCCTACTCTAACCGTTTAACACTACGCCACGAAATCCCACCTAttttttattggaagagaagtcgGCAAGAAATGAGAAGGATGGAAGGCATATGAGATGGTATTACAAGGAGGCACATGGCTACCACAAATTTGCCTCCCCTTTTGTTCTTCTTCCTCATTTTCCCCGACGATTTAAATTCGTTCACATGCATTCTTTAGATCCTTTTGTGCAAACTCATGCACCATTCTCCAATCATCAGCCAATCACCATACTTTTGGTCTTATCTTGGGCCAACTTCAGCAGGTTCGCAGGTTTCCGGGCTAATTTTAGCTGACTATGGATTAAGTGCTGACCCAACAATCCGATTCAGTCAATCCATTATTGTTATCTGCCAAGAGTTCCTGAACATTCTCTGTGTATGACTGGGAATattctttttattaataattgTATGTTAATCGTCACACATGTAACATTCTCTTTTTCTATTAGCCTGAAGTATCTGCAAGGATGACAAAGAATATTTGTGAACTTACTTGATTTAGCTTTTATATCCTATTTGTTTTCTCGAGGAATAGTGAACGTAAGATCAAAGcattccaaatttgcaacaaagaaTTATTTACCAcagtttatttttttgttatttggaTATCTGTATTTTTTTTCTCATCATGAGGATTAGGATATCACATTTTCAAGAGTGTCGGTAAGTCACCGTGAGACCAGAATTGGTCTGTGATGGCGACACAGTTGATGAGGATTTTAGAGCATCCCCAGTAAGCAGAGATGAAAATGGTCAGCGACAAGGGTAGTGGCAAGGAAGTTAACAATCCAGTATCTGATCATGGTGCTAGATTACAGCCTCGAATCATGTCATCTGACATTtacttttttatccaaatcacccCAATGACCTTAGTTGATAGAGCCTGTGCTTGTTCAAGCCCAAAACTATTATGCAAATGTTATTTTTACCACAAATTTTTGCCCAAGTTATTTGTCTGTGGTCTTGGAGAGGCTTTTTTATCCTGTTTACTCGAGCAATATACAGTTGTGGATGCATGCATGTGTAGACATGCAACCGTGCAAGAGACAAATAAAGTGATTGTTTCTTTCTATCTGCAAATATAATCtcttaatttgtattttctaactGTTAGCGATTGTGAACTGTTTTATCTGTTTGTttctatttatattttgtttcTGATGAATTTTCTCCAGTCTGTGGTGGAGACTGTGAACTTAACTAGCTGAAATTCATTTTTCCTAGGTATTCCATAACAAAGGCCTTCTGTGTTGCTTTTGCAATGACTTTCTTCTCCGTGTTTGATGTTCCTGTCTTTTGGCCCATACTAGTGTGCTACTGGATTGTTCTTTTCGTCCTAACAATGAAGCGCCAAATTGTACACATGATCAAGTACAAGTACGTGCCATTCAACATAGGGAAGCAGGTGAATACAATAAAACTTCATGTTGCATCATCTGACCGTTCCACTTTCTTAAAAATGGTTTGCATGAGTTCTTTATTATGAGATTCGAATGAATCGGAGCCTTAGACTCCTAAGGATTGAGATCTAAACAACATCTGGTGCCCGCATAGGGGGGTAAGTAGCTTTAGCTGTATTGTTGAGATCAATAAGCACTTGGCTTTGGAGGCAGCCCAAAAAGTATTTTGTTCCTGTTTTATTTAGGAACCATATGGCTGCATATTTTTTATGCAGGGTGCTTCAGCTTAAAATTAACTAGCtcgaatacttaaatttttaacctgGTTTTAATGGTTTTGAATCAGAAATATGGAGGGAAAAAGGGTCCTGGAAGCAGCAGTCTGTCCAAGGATTGATGGACGGTAGGAGGAGCCAAGGGCAGGGCACTCGTATATCTAGTAGCATTACTGAGATTGAGATGACTATCGGTCCGCCGGACCCCTCGAAGGAGGACAGCTATTTGTTGGGACCAGTTATTACCTATGCTTACACATTGTCATCCTCTCACTCTTCTACTTGTTTAGCTAATGTAGCTAATGCTGCCCGTGGTGCTATTGTTTGCACGATAGCTAATGTTTTCAATATTATTCAAGATTCCACCAGAGCATAAACTGGTTGATCATGTTATTTTGCTTAGTAAGATTTCCCGATAAAGTTGAGGCGCTGTTAACTTTGTCCATCTTCCATCGATCGATCAGGAAAAATGAAGCTGGCTTCACCTGCTGGACCGATGAGCAGTACTTTTGGAAGATGATTTTTATATGGTCAGTAGTTTGCTCATTTCCATTTGTTCAGCACGATCAAGAGAAAGAGGTGCGGGCCCCAACATTAGTCTTGGAATAGGTGAGTCACAAGTATGGTTCTTTCCTTCCTTTTGGGTTACGAAAGTGACTTAAGATAGACGAACAAAGTATCATCAAAAGGCATTAACATATTCTGCTGAAGGAGGATCTCACATTCTAAAATAAATCCAAACTTGGGTGGCATGCAGATCTCCTGAAAAGCAATCGGAATTCGCAAGGGCAGCAGATCTCAATGAAGAGATGATGGTTGGATAGACACCAAAAGATGGATGGATTCTGCTTTAATTtcgtaataagtaaataaaagagGAAGATTAATAAGTAGTGTGGAAATCTCAATTAAAATTTCCAAATCACTGCCTTTTTCTTTTAAGAATCAAAAGATGGATCCTCGTCTTTTAGAATCCTAATAAATCTCCCttctttctttcccccttttggtTGGTAGTTAGGAAGAGTATCCGGGCTGACGGCAGCTATCTTACAACCTCGGCCGTAAGTGTTATTTTTGGGTGCCACAAGAGATGTATGCATACTCGCTAAAAAGTGTTTGGTCAAGGAATCATAGGGGGTGCTCGAGAAGCCTAATTCTTGCAGTGGTAGCAAAGCCTCCACCGACCGCTGGATCGACGTACAGCTAAATCTTGTGCTTTACACTTTCAAGAAAGGGGGGAAGGGGAGCACTAATTATTACTCTCATGTGCGGAAGGCCATCAGACGCTCTGGATGAGGACGGATCTCATAGGAGGGAGACAGCTCCTTGATCCAATCCCTAGTTTATATTTATTCTCCTCACAGTCAGTCACCTCTTTCTAAGTAaaactaaataaattaattaataaataaataaaaaaaagagttttAAATTTCAAAGCCTAAATCTGAACCGTGGAATGCCATTTCATTACATCCACGCGGCAATCGAGACAGGCGAGGCAGGAGACCGACCGACCGGCCACATGAATCCCAGTTGCGATGCCAGGCTTTTCGATTTGAAAACCACATGCGTCTCCTCCTCCGTGTTCATCTAACGCTCACAGGATGAGCATCACATGGGCCTCCTCTCCTGTTTTATATATTATATGCACAcacctctctcgctctctcgacTGCTCGTCACTGTAAACTTAGCCCAAGGCTCATGATCGCTGGGGGGGACCTACTAAGAGGCTCGCGGTTCCGCCTTTGGAACTTTGTCTTGGTTCCAAGGAGCCACGCCACTTGGTACCTCTCCTTTCTCACACCTCCACTCGGAGATGATCTCAAGACGCACAATCTGAACTTGCCCTCCCTCATCATCCCTTGTGAAGCTACACCACGGTCGATTTAAGTTTTGTATCTCCGTTTGGGATTAGGGGCATCAGGTACTCGTGTCCGCAGCAATTCTCAAGGCTACGGTGCAGCAAACGGAACATAAC is from Musa acuminata AAA Group cultivar baxijiao chromosome BXJ1-6, Cavendish_Baxijiao_AAA, whole genome shotgun sequence and encodes:
- the LOC135676019 gene encoding protein RER1A-like, whose protein sequence is MEADGAAASFPLAKWRSDFSRAFQHYLDKSTPHMTGRWLGTVVVAAIYFLRVYFVQGFYIITYGLGIYLLNLLIGFLSPLVDPEIEVSDGPALPTKGSDEFKPFVRRLPEFKFWYSITKAFCVAFAMTFFSVFDVPVFWPILVCYWIVLFVLTMKRQIVHMIKYKYVPFNIGKQKYGGKKGPGSSSLSKD
- the LOC135676017 gene encoding proteasome subunit alpha type-1-like — protein: MFRNQYDTDVTTWSPAGRLFQVEYAMEAVKQGAAAVGLRSTSHVVLATVNKAASDLSSHQRKVFKIDDHIGVAIAGLTADGRVLSRYLRNECINHSFVYESPLPVSRLVVRLADKAQVCTQRSWKRPFGVGLLVAGLDETGAHLYYNCPSGNYFEYQAFAIGSRSQAAKTFMERRFEAFNGYSRDELIKDALFAVKETLQGEKLTSSICTVAVVGIGEPFHMLDQKTIQEVIDSIEIKEDDASAAAADETPMQEEDKSSEAAAADQASMQEEDKSSEAAPMDI